A single genomic interval of Brevibacillus brevis harbors:
- the phoU gene encoding phosphate signaling complex protein PhoU: MSRHAFEEQQDVLHRKLMTMGTLVEEAIHKSIKSLVERDAQLAEQVIASDPVINELEQEIQSDCFRLIALQQPVGGDLRRLGTMLKLVTDLERMGDHAVSIAKTTRRLMADPYVKPLIDIPMMADHVKAMVRDCLNAYIARNKEAAEEIAARDDIVDKLYSTIFHDLIELMTKNSQAISQGTHLLLVAQYLERIADHVTNICEWIIYMSTGKMTDLNK, encoded by the coding sequence ATGTCACGGCACGCTTTTGAAGAACAGCAGGATGTACTGCACCGCAAGCTCATGACGATGGGCACATTGGTGGAAGAAGCTATTCATAAATCCATTAAGAGTCTGGTTGAGCGGGATGCCCAACTGGCTGAACAAGTTATCGCAAGCGATCCTGTGATCAATGAGTTGGAGCAAGAAATACAGAGCGATTGCTTCCGTCTCATTGCATTGCAGCAGCCAGTCGGAGGTGACTTGCGACGCTTGGGAACAATGTTGAAGCTGGTGACGGATTTGGAGCGAATGGGTGATCATGCCGTTTCCATTGCCAAGACGACACGACGCTTGATGGCGGACCCGTACGTGAAACCCCTCATCGATATTCCGATGATGGCTGATCACGTCAAGGCTATGGTGCGCGATTGCTTAAATGCGTATATTGCACGCAATAAAGAAGCGGCAGAAGAGATTGCGGCACGCGACGACATTGTCGATAAACTGTACTCCACGATTTTCCATGATCTGATTGAATTGATGACGAAAAACAGTCAGGCCATTTCGCAAGGAACGCATTTACTTTTGGTTGCGCAATATTTGGAACGGATTGCCGATCATGTTACGAACATCTGCGAATGGATTATCTATATGTCTACTGGTAAAATGACGGATTTGAATAAATAA
- a CDS encoding HlyD family secretion protein, producing MKRKLVLYVILLLFVAGGGGIGYYYWYQGAHYVTTQDARIAGDIYRVMPKMTGKLTGLAVKEGDTVIADQIVGQQDTTNVATTMLENSVLRSPITGTVIKTQAKEGEIVSTGQSVALVIDESKLYISANLEETEIERLKLGQKVDFTIDAYPGKKLGGHLMEIGKATNSTFSLMPAANTSGNFTKVTQRIPIKIAIDDTAGLDLVAGLNAEIKVHVKEM from the coding sequence ATGAAGCGAAAACTGGTTTTGTATGTCATTTTGCTCCTGTTCGTGGCAGGTGGTGGAGGAATCGGTTACTACTATTGGTATCAAGGTGCGCATTATGTGACCACACAAGATGCTCGGATAGCGGGAGACATTTATCGCGTCATGCCAAAAATGACAGGCAAACTGACCGGGCTCGCTGTCAAAGAAGGCGACACCGTTATAGCGGACCAAATCGTAGGGCAGCAAGATACAACTAACGTAGCAACGACGATGCTGGAAAACAGCGTGTTGCGTTCTCCTATTACAGGTACCGTGATTAAAACGCAAGCAAAAGAGGGAGAGATTGTTTCGACAGGGCAATCGGTAGCTCTCGTGATTGACGAAAGCAAATTGTACATCTCCGCCAATTTGGAAGAGACTGAGATCGAACGGTTGAAACTCGGCCAAAAAGTCGATTTTACGATTGACGCTTACCCAGGTAAGAAATTGGGCGGTCATCTGATGGAGATCGGAAAGGCGACGAATTCTACATTTTCATTGATGCCAGCGGCCAATACGAGCGGGAACTTCACCAAGGTAACCCAGCGTATCCCGATCAAAATCGCCATAGATGACACAGCAGGTCTGGACCTTGTGGCCGGACTGAACGCCGAGATCAAAGTGCACGTGAAGGAGATGTAA
- a CDS encoding PRK06851 family protein has protein sequence MTTKVRHIYAAGNTARGYKTFYDSVLEGLERVYILTGTVEGITSPLIESIGNQMARKTDEVEWIHSPFVNGQFDGVIFPRYKVAIMDGSYPRMWRPASPGVIEIQVNLQAMVDVDQLVDDKDRIAAWYEEIFNKSEEAYQAFGEALRIHDEWEAPYIENLDREEANRVTEEVVALFFGDEQLEKRAKVRRMYLGAATPQGPVDHIMKLTDQLEKRYFIKGRPGSGKSTMLKKLVKEAQTRGFDVEVYHCGLDPHSLDMVIVPERSLAIFDSTAPHEYFPSKDTDEVIDMYERAITPGTDEKYEEELLDIKVRYTQKIKEATANLVAAKELRDQLNTTYQEAVDQQRLKAVSQALVSRLTKMG, from the coding sequence ATGACCACAAAAGTGCGCCACATATATGCCGCAGGGAATACTGCGCGAGGATACAAGACATTTTATGACTCCGTCTTGGAAGGCTTGGAGCGCGTTTATATTTTGACAGGGACAGTGGAAGGAATTACATCGCCACTGATTGAGTCGATTGGAAATCAAATGGCACGAAAAACAGACGAAGTGGAGTGGATTCATTCCCCTTTTGTGAACGGACAGTTTGATGGTGTCATTTTTCCTCGCTATAAAGTAGCGATCATGGACGGAAGTTATCCCCGCATGTGGAGACCGGCTTCCCCTGGCGTTATTGAAATTCAGGTCAATTTGCAGGCGATGGTAGACGTTGATCAGCTCGTGGATGACAAAGACCGGATTGCCGCCTGGTACGAAGAGATTTTTAACAAAAGTGAAGAGGCTTATCAAGCTTTTGGGGAAGCACTGCGCATCCATGATGAGTGGGAAGCCCCTTACATTGAAAACCTGGACAGAGAAGAAGCCAATCGCGTTACAGAAGAAGTCGTTGCGCTATTCTTCGGGGATGAGCAGCTAGAGAAGAGAGCAAAAGTTCGGCGCATGTACTTGGGGGCTGCCACTCCACAGGGACCAGTCGATCATATCATGAAGCTGACAGACCAATTGGAGAAGCGCTATTTCATCAAAGGCAGACCAGGCTCTGGCAAGTCAACCATGCTGAAAAAGCTGGTGAAGGAAGCCCAAACACGTGGCTTTGATGTGGAAGTGTACCACTGTGGTTTGGACCCGCACAGTCTCGATATGGTGATTGTACCTGAGAGGAGCCTCGCCATTTTTGACAGCACGGCACCGCATGAGTATTTTCCTAGCAAAGATACGGATGAGGTTATTGATATGTACGAACGCGCGATTACCCCAGGAACCGATGAGAAATATGAAGAAGAATTATTGGATATTAAGGTAAGATATACCCAAAAAATTAAAGAGGCCACAGCCAATCTTGTTGCAGCCAAGGAGCTGCGTGATCAATTAAACACCACGTATCAGGAAGCCGTTGACCAGCAACGTTTAAAGGCTGTCTCGCAAGCTCTCGTAAGCAGACTAACAAAGATGGGCTAA
- a CDS encoding response regulator transcription factor produces the protein MIKVLVVDDEASIVKLLQFNLEKSGFQVVTAFDGKQALEMVKSEQPDFIILDLMLPKMDGMDVCKTLRQERNNTPILMLTAKDDELDKILGLELGADDYLTKPFSPREVIARVKAILRRFQNTPEATTAPQEVLLQFGDIRIYPEKYEVFCKDVKVELTPKEFELLNYLASHQGRVLTRDQLLNAVWNYDFIGDSRIVDVHVSHLREKLEDDTKNPKYIKTVRGLGYKLEG, from the coding sequence ATGATCAAAGTGTTGGTAGTGGATGACGAAGCTTCTATTGTAAAGCTATTGCAATTTAATCTTGAAAAATCAGGTTTTCAGGTCGTAACTGCTTTTGACGGTAAACAGGCCTTGGAAATGGTTAAGAGCGAGCAGCCTGATTTTATCATTCTTGATTTGATGCTTCCCAAGATGGATGGAATGGATGTATGCAAAACCTTGCGCCAAGAACGCAATAATACACCGATCTTGATGCTTACAGCGAAAGATGATGAGCTCGACAAGATTTTGGGACTTGAGCTTGGTGCCGATGATTATTTGACAAAGCCATTTAGCCCGAGAGAAGTTATTGCCCGCGTGAAAGCCATTCTGCGGCGGTTTCAGAACACGCCAGAAGCGACTACAGCGCCTCAAGAGGTGTTGCTCCAATTTGGGGATATTCGCATCTACCCGGAGAAGTACGAGGTGTTTTGTAAAGACGTGAAGGTTGAGCTGACGCCAAAGGAATTCGAGCTGCTTAACTATTTAGCGAGCCACCAAGGACGTGTACTGACGCGCGATCAATTGTTGAATGCTGTTTGGAACTACGATTTCATCGGGGATTCTCGAATTGTGGACGTGCATGTCAGCCATTTGCGTGAAAAGCTTGAGGATGACACCAAGAACCCGAAATACATCAAAACAGTTCGCGGTTTAGGATACAAACTGGAAGGATAA
- a CDS encoding efflux RND transporter periplasmic adaptor subunit, with amino-acid sequence MKKTAQWKTIAAVMAAVSLIASGCSETSSASQTSENVPVVKTWKVTSASTGVIANGKVAASEEIQVVSKVSGKAASVKVKEGAVVKQGDVLVTLEAADYQQQINQAQAAISGAQAKLRDTKAGARNEQLTQLGSIVTQAEASLKVVESNYNRMKALFDAGALSQAELEKSSLELEKARTGLEQAQAQYDLAKAGPTADTVAALQAEVSRLGSNLELAKSNYDNTIIRAPITGIVAKRSVDPGEMAAAGTPLMVLVNMADVKVEASVPETQINQVKVGSTVDVKVGSLGGKVLKGTVEFVSPISDTNSSSFPVKVKVNNQDGLLRAGMVAEVMLQGQATPGTKLPTSAVLEKDSKHYVYTVNDNVVHQVEVAVENASGDWTTVTNGVKDNDQIVLNPTDKLSEGSKVIAN; translated from the coding sequence ATGAAAAAGACAGCACAATGGAAAACAATCGCTGCAGTCATGGCGGCCGTTTCGCTTATTGCGTCGGGCTGTAGCGAGACATCTTCTGCATCGCAAACGAGCGAGAATGTCCCTGTCGTGAAGACGTGGAAGGTGACCTCTGCCTCTACGGGCGTCATTGCCAATGGTAAGGTGGCAGCATCTGAGGAGATCCAAGTCGTTTCTAAAGTATCTGGAAAAGCAGCGAGCGTGAAGGTAAAAGAAGGTGCAGTCGTCAAGCAAGGCGATGTTCTGGTCACGCTGGAGGCAGCCGATTATCAGCAACAGATCAATCAGGCACAGGCAGCCATTTCAGGCGCTCAGGCAAAGCTGAGAGATACGAAAGCAGGTGCACGCAATGAGCAGCTGACGCAGCTTGGAAGTATTGTCACGCAGGCAGAAGCCAGCCTGAAGGTAGTCGAGAGCAACTACAATCGGATGAAAGCACTGTTTGATGCAGGCGCATTGTCCCAAGCTGAGCTGGAGAAATCTTCGTTGGAATTGGAAAAGGCGCGCACAGGTCTTGAACAAGCGCAAGCCCAATACGATCTGGCAAAAGCAGGCCCAACTGCGGACACGGTAGCGGCTCTGCAAGCAGAAGTAAGCCGTTTGGGCTCCAATCTGGAGCTGGCGAAAAGCAATTATGACAATACCATTATTCGTGCGCCAATCACAGGTATCGTCGCCAAGCGTTCGGTTGATCCGGGAGAAATGGCAGCAGCCGGGACACCTCTCATGGTGCTAGTGAATATGGCAGATGTCAAAGTAGAAGCAAGCGTACCGGAAACCCAAATCAACCAAGTGAAGGTCGGTTCTACTGTTGATGTGAAGGTAGGCAGTCTCGGTGGGAAGGTGCTGAAAGGCACCGTTGAGTTTGTCTCTCCGATTTCGGATACCAACAGCAGTTCTTTCCCAGTCAAAGTGAAGGTAAATAATCAGGACGGCTTGCTGCGCGCAGGGATGGTAGCAGAGGTCATGCTCCAAGGCCAGGCAACACCAGGAACAAAATTGCCGACGTCAGCCGTGCTGGAAAAGGACAGCAAGCATTACGTCTATACCGTAAACGACAACGTTGTACACCAGGTGGAAGTAGCGGTGGAGAACGCAAGCGGCGACTGGACAACTGTCACGAATGGCGTCAAAGACAATGATCAAATTGTACTGAACCCGACAGACAAACTGTCCGAGGGCAGTAAGGTGATCGCAAACTAA
- the icd gene encoding NADP-dependent isocitrate dehydrogenase yields the protein MFKNLTQPTVGEKITVDNGKLVVPNNPVIPFIEGDGTGPDIWKASVRVLDAAVEKAYKGEKKIAWFEVFAGEKSFNQYSEWLPEDTLTAVREYLIAIKGPLTTPVGGGIRSINVALRQELDLYACVRPVQYFDGVPSPVKHPELTDMVIFRENTEDIYAGVEWAEGTPEVKKVIDFLQNEMGVKKIRFPETSGIGIKPVSKDGTERLVRAAIDYAIDNKRKSVTLVHKGNIMKFTEGAFKSWGYALAEAEYGDKVFTWAQYDRIKAEGGDADKAQKEAEAAGKIIVKDVIADAFLQQILTRPAEYDVVATLNLNGDYVSDALAAQVGGIGIAPGANINYLTGHAIFEATHGTAPKYAGLDKVNPSSVILSGEMMLRHLGWNEAADLIINSMEKTISAKTVTYDFARLMEGAQELKCSEFADALIQNM from the coding sequence GTGTTTAAAAACCTGACGCAACCAACTGTAGGCGAAAAAATTACTGTGGATAACGGTAAACTGGTAGTTCCAAACAATCCGGTCATTCCTTTCATCGAGGGTGACGGTACTGGCCCTGATATCTGGAAAGCTTCTGTTCGCGTTCTGGATGCAGCTGTAGAAAAAGCTTACAAAGGCGAGAAGAAAATCGCTTGGTTCGAAGTATTCGCAGGTGAAAAATCCTTCAACCAATACAGCGAGTGGCTGCCAGAAGATACGCTGACTGCTGTTCGTGAATACCTGATCGCAATCAAAGGTCCTTTGACTACACCAGTAGGCGGCGGTATCCGTTCTATCAACGTAGCACTGCGTCAAGAGCTGGATCTGTATGCTTGCGTACGTCCTGTTCAATACTTCGATGGCGTTCCATCCCCAGTGAAACATCCTGAATTGACTGACATGGTAATCTTCCGCGAGAACACTGAAGACATCTACGCTGGCGTAGAGTGGGCTGAAGGTACTCCAGAAGTGAAAAAAGTAATCGACTTCCTGCAAAACGAAATGGGCGTGAAGAAAATCCGCTTCCCAGAAACTTCTGGTATCGGTATCAAGCCTGTTTCCAAAGATGGTACAGAGCGTCTGGTTCGTGCAGCAATCGATTATGCAATCGACAACAAGCGCAAATCCGTTACCCTCGTACACAAAGGTAACATCATGAAGTTCACGGAAGGTGCGTTCAAAAGCTGGGGTTATGCACTGGCTGAAGCAGAATACGGCGACAAAGTGTTCACTTGGGCACAATACGATCGTATCAAAGCTGAAGGCGGCGACGCTGACAAAGCACAAAAAGAAGCAGAAGCAGCTGGCAAAATCATCGTGAAAGATGTTATCGCTGACGCGTTCCTGCAACAAATCCTGACTCGTCCAGCTGAGTACGATGTAGTAGCAACACTCAACCTGAACGGTGACTATGTATCTGACGCACTAGCTGCACAAGTAGGCGGTATCGGTATCGCTCCAGGTGCAAACATCAACTACCTGACTGGTCATGCGATCTTCGAAGCAACTCATGGTACAGCTCCGAAATACGCTGGTCTGGACAAAGTAAACCCATCCTCCGTGATCCTGTCCGGAGAAATGATGCTGCGTCACCTGGGCTGGAACGAAGCTGCTGACCTGATCATCAACTCCATGGAAAAAACCATCTCCGCGAAAACAGTAACATACGATTTCGCTCGTCTGATGGAAGGCGCACAAGAACTGAAATGCTCCGAGTTTGCTGACGCTCTGATTCAAAACATGTAA
- the pnpS gene encoding two-component system histidine kinase PnpS yields MTRFRIKLTLTILGLISLVLLVMGMYFAKVLENSYLQSLNELLSRESKLISQAVRFPNVFTDKATLADRVTQVAPTDEVRITIIDKDGQVMYDNSSHPEEMENHHDRPEMKAALQGETGISRRFSETLGYDMMYVAVPVELNNEIFGVVRSAMSMKDITDTIHKMWYSLLTGLLVTLVVGSIVVSRISFSIIRPIEEITRVARNITQRQYESRVRIKAKDEIGQLAGAINFMASSLEQQMYEISENQQRLAGVLTNMTSGVIFISEQRRIMLVNPAVEKLLGTAGHEIVGKLHIEAGKSFGLSQYIDRCLDRSEKFRQEVHIYYPQERILDVNFAPYINFKGESRGVVVVLHDITDIRRLEKMRSEFVANVSHELRTPITSIKGFTETLLEGAMQDEETCRNFLQIISDESERLYRMIRDILDLSKIEQKRIPLHLSQVHLQDLISSAVAIMHDQAQRKELTITLPSPKPDIWLMTDKDCLQQIILNLLTNAIAYTPEGGKINVKTEADSENITIQVMDTGIGIPEKELTRIFERFYRVDKARSRDSGGTGLGLAIVKHLVENLHGHISVESKEGRGTTFTVTLPLT; encoded by the coding sequence TTGACTCGCTTTCGAATCAAACTCACTTTGACTATTTTGGGTTTAATCTCCCTCGTACTATTGGTGATGGGGATGTATTTTGCCAAAGTGCTGGAGAATTCCTACCTCCAATCACTGAATGAGCTATTGTCCCGCGAGTCGAAGCTCATCTCTCAGGCGGTCCGTTTCCCAAACGTCTTTACCGATAAGGCGACGTTAGCGGATCGGGTCACACAAGTAGCGCCAACGGATGAAGTACGGATTACCATTATCGACAAGGATGGTCAGGTGATGTACGACAACTCCTCCCACCCGGAAGAGATGGAAAACCACCATGACCGACCGGAGATGAAGGCAGCGTTACAAGGAGAAACAGGGATTTCCCGCCGTTTCAGTGAGACGCTCGGCTATGACATGATGTACGTTGCAGTTCCTGTTGAACTGAACAACGAAATATTCGGTGTTGTTCGTTCAGCGATGTCGATGAAAGATATTACCGATACGATTCACAAAATGTGGTACAGCTTGCTCACCGGTTTATTGGTTACTTTGGTAGTCGGATCGATTGTCGTTTCCCGCATTTCCTTTTCCATTATTCGTCCGATCGAGGAGATCACCCGGGTAGCCCGCAACATTACACAGCGCCAATACGAGAGCCGTGTGAGAATCAAAGCAAAGGATGAGATCGGCCAGCTTGCAGGAGCAATCAACTTCATGGCATCGAGCCTGGAGCAGCAGATGTACGAAATCTCGGAGAATCAGCAGCGCTTAGCAGGTGTGCTGACCAATATGACGAGTGGCGTGATCTTCATTTCAGAGCAACGTCGGATCATGCTGGTCAATCCAGCCGTTGAAAAGCTGTTGGGTACCGCTGGACATGAGATCGTAGGGAAGCTGCATATCGAGGCAGGCAAGAGCTTTGGGCTCAGCCAATACATCGACAGATGCCTCGACAGAAGCGAGAAGTTCCGTCAAGAGGTACACATCTATTACCCGCAGGAACGCATCCTCGACGTGAATTTTGCTCCCTATATTAACTTCAAGGGGGAGTCGAGGGGTGTAGTTGTGGTGCTGCATGACATCACAGACATTCGCCGCCTGGAGAAGATGCGTAGTGAGTTCGTGGCAAACGTATCGCATGAGCTACGCACGCCGATTACCTCGATCAAGGGCTTCACAGAAACCTTGCTTGAAGGTGCGATGCAAGATGAGGAAACATGTCGCAATTTCCTGCAAATCATCTCAGATGAGAGCGAGCGACTCTACCGGATGATCCGCGATATTTTGGACCTGTCCAAAATCGAGCAGAAGCGAATCCCGTTGCATCTGAGTCAGGTTCACTTGCAGGATTTGATCAGTTCGGCAGTTGCCATCATGCATGACCAGGCACAGCGTAAGGAATTGACGATCACACTCCCTTCACCGAAGCCAGATATTTGGCTGATGACGGATAAGGATTGCTTGCAGCAGATCATCTTAAATCTGTTGACGAATGCGATTGCCTATACGCCAGAAGGTGGAAAAATCAACGTCAAGACAGAAGCAGACAGCGAAAACATCACTATTCAAGTGATGGATACCGGGATCGGCATTCCGGAAAAGGAACTCACGCGTATCTTTGAGCGGTTTTATCGCGTAGACAAGGCGCGTAGCCGCGATTCAGGTGGAACAGGTTTGGGCCTCGCAATTGTGAAGCATCTCGTGGAAAATTTGCACGGACATATCAGTGTGGAGAGCAAGGAAGGAAGAGGGACAACCTTCACAGTTACGCTTCCCCTTACCTAA
- a CDS encoding VanW family protein encodes MGFAMKLALLLLINPLDPTNFLQIEMENKTVAILNRADYSLPFDGVPLVDESKLARMVEELSKKAYIEPINATINNAGAIVPETRGRRLDDLTFRARFYDYFYGAGAASMNVSYKEVFPKVDKALMSQVRKKRIGQYATYFNAGNWNRVHNIKLASQAINNYVVLPGEIFSFNKVVGQRTKEKGYLQAPIIVRGELSEGIGGGICQVSSTLFNAVDQAGLHIMQRYSHSRNVAYVPPGRDATVSWYGPDFVFQNKYAYPVLIRAIASNGSMYVTVHSFPEMEHEPRNVPSVRRATPEETPDAPSILNENGPTIP; translated from the coding sequence ATGGGTTTTGCTATGAAGTTAGCTCTGTTACTATTAATCAATCCCCTCGACCCAACGAATTTTTTGCAGATAGAGATGGAGAACAAGACGGTAGCTATTCTCAATCGGGCTGATTATTCTCTTCCCTTTGATGGTGTTCCTTTGGTTGATGAAAGCAAGCTTGCGCGAATGGTGGAAGAGTTATCGAAAAAAGCGTACATTGAGCCCATCAATGCGACGATTAATAACGCCGGAGCCATCGTTCCAGAAACCAGGGGAAGAAGGTTGGATGACCTGACATTTCGCGCGCGTTTTTACGATTATTTTTACGGTGCGGGAGCCGCAAGCATGAATGTCAGCTACAAAGAGGTATTCCCAAAGGTAGACAAAGCGCTCATGAGTCAGGTTAGGAAAAAAAGGATCGGACAATATGCGACCTACTTCAATGCAGGTAACTGGAATCGAGTACACAACATCAAGCTTGCCTCACAGGCGATTAACAATTACGTGGTATTGCCAGGAGAAATTTTTTCTTTTAATAAGGTAGTGGGCCAGCGTACGAAAGAAAAAGGGTATTTGCAGGCGCCCATTATTGTCAGGGGAGAATTGTCGGAAGGCATTGGGGGAGGAATCTGCCAAGTATCATCTACTTTGTTCAATGCGGTAGATCAGGCAGGTTTGCATATTATGCAACGTTATTCTCACAGCCGAAACGTAGCGTACGTACCTCCAGGCCGGGATGCGACCGTGAGCTGGTACGGCCCCGATTTTGTATTTCAAAACAAATACGCTTATCCCGTCTTGATCCGGGCGATCGCGAGCAACGGAAGCATGTACGTGACGGTTCACTCTTTTCCAGAAATGGAGCATGAGCCACGAAATGTACCAAGCGTACGCCGCGCGACCCCTGAGGAAACACCGGATGCTCCATCTATTTTGAATGAGAATGGACCGACAATCCCTTAG
- a CDS encoding MarR family winged helix-turn-helix transcriptional regulator, whose amino-acid sequence MNKSLHIRDLLKRLNKTFGTMATKELSQYGVTVPQLMVIREIHPDPKTIGQISKAVDLSYSTVSGIIDRLEREQLVERVRDENDRRVVWIRKTPKISELFAKVDFFSENFYKRIFHGFSDEDLDIIIQSMETLIAKLEERES is encoded by the coding sequence ATGAATAAATCACTGCATATTCGGGACTTGTTAAAACGGTTGAACAAGACATTTGGAACAATGGCCACAAAAGAACTGTCCCAATATGGTGTGACTGTCCCTCAGCTAATGGTCATTCGAGAAATACATCCTGATCCGAAAACGATCGGTCAGATAAGCAAAGCCGTGGATTTATCGTACAGCACCGTTTCTGGCATCATAGATCGTTTGGAACGAGAACAGCTCGTAGAACGTGTACGTGATGAGAATGACCGGCGTGTTGTCTGGATTCGTAAAACACCGAAGATTTCCGAGCTGTTCGCAAAGGTTGATTTTTTCTCAGAGAACTTTTACAAGCGTATTTTCCATGGATTTTCCGATGAGGATTTAGACATCATTATTCAGTCGATGGAAACATTGATTGCGAAACTAGAAGAACGAGAAAGTTGA
- the mdh gene encoding malate dehydrogenase: protein MAFNRKKIAVIGSGFTGATTAFILGQKELGDIVLVDIPQLENPTKGKALDMMESSPVLGFDACITGTANYEDIKDADLVIITAGIARKPGMSRDDLVNTNAGIMKSVAEQVKTYAPNSIVLVLSNPVDAMTYTFFKTSGFPKERVIGQSGVLDTARFRTFVAMELNVSVEDVTGFVLGGHGDDMVPLVRYSYAGGIPLEKLIPKDRLDAIVERTRKGGGEIVNLLGNGSAYYAPAASLVQMAEAIIKDKKRILPSIALLQGEYGYNDLYLGVPTLLGANGIEKVIELDLTAEEKAALDKSADSVRSVMAVLK, encoded by the coding sequence ATGGCATTCAACCGTAAAAAAATCGCTGTTATCGGTAGTGGCTTCACTGGTGCAACAACTGCATTCATTTTGGGGCAAAAAGAACTGGGCGACATCGTATTGGTTGACATTCCGCAACTGGAAAACCCAACAAAAGGTAAAGCGCTCGACATGATGGAATCCTCGCCAGTATTAGGCTTTGATGCATGCATCACAGGTACTGCCAACTATGAAGACATCAAAGATGCTGATCTCGTCATCATCACAGCAGGTATTGCCCGAAAGCCTGGCATGTCCCGCGATGATTTGGTGAACACCAATGCTGGCATTATGAAATCTGTTGCAGAGCAAGTAAAAACATATGCACCTAACTCTATCGTGCTCGTACTGTCTAACCCAGTTGACGCGATGACGTACACCTTCTTCAAAACGTCCGGCTTCCCGAAAGAGCGCGTAATCGGTCAATCCGGTGTTCTGGATACGGCTCGTTTCCGTACCTTCGTGGCTATGGAGTTGAACGTATCGGTAGAAGACGTAACGGGCTTTGTTCTGGGTGGTCACGGTGATGACATGGTTCCATTGGTTCGCTACTCTTATGCTGGTGGTATCCCATTGGAAAAATTAATCCCGAAAGACCGTCTGGATGCGATCGTAGAGCGTACCCGCAAGGGCGGAGGCGAGATCGTAAACCTTTTGGGGAACGGTTCCGCTTACTACGCACCTGCGGCTTCCTTGGTACAAATGGCTGAGGCCATCATCAAGGACAAAAAACGCATTCTGCCATCCATCGCTCTTCTGCAAGGAGAGTACGGCTACAACGATCTCTACCTGGGAGTACCGACTCTGCTCGGCGCAAACGGGATCGAGAAAGTGATCGAATTGGATCTGACTGCCGAAGAGAAAGCAGCTCTCGACAAATCTGCTGACTCCGTACGCAGCGTAATGGCTGTTTTGAAATAA